The Spirosoma foliorum genome has a window encoding:
- a CDS encoding IS110 family transposase: protein MNQPAIYYGVDVSKETLHISYQIGIDANGQPQWAYQTLPNQADSIEQWAAELPANSHLIFEHTGTYSARLAWVLALQNRPFSLLTPNQSKGFAATLKSISKTDRSDAALLARYGQVFQPQPSQLADESLHQLRQQHKHLNDLRISQQAVANQLHALSFDPRASQKVKASLLVLQQSYLTQIALFEEELDQLSQQELQAISERMQRVKGIGPASSQALCTATNGLAGFESAKAVAKFVGIAPSQTQSGSSVRRRGRMARTGLGYVRGLLYMAARSARKYNLGCKALYDRLRAKGKCHKVAMVAVMNKLLHQVFVVVKKNIEFVNGFSLSKQNLA from the coding sequence ATGAACCAACCAGCTATCTATTACGGGGTTGATGTCAGTAAAGAGACCTTACACATCAGCTACCAAATCGGAATCGATGCCAATGGGCAACCCCAATGGGCCTATCAAACCCTGCCCAACCAAGCGGACTCCATTGAGCAATGGGCTGCTGAACTGCCCGCCAATAGCCACCTCATTTTCGAGCATACAGGTACCTATTCGGCTCGATTAGCTTGGGTATTAGCCCTGCAAAATCGCCCCTTTAGCCTCCTTACGCCCAACCAAAGCAAAGGCTTTGCCGCCACTCTGAAGTCTATCAGCAAGACCGACCGGAGCGATGCGGCACTATTGGCGCGCTACGGACAAGTCTTTCAGCCCCAGCCTTCGCAACTGGCCGATGAGTCTCTACATCAGCTTCGCCAACAGCACAAACACCTCAACGACCTGCGAATCAGTCAGCAAGCGGTGGCTAATCAGCTTCATGCGCTGTCGTTCGACCCCCGGGCCAGTCAGAAAGTCAAGGCTAGCCTGCTGGTTCTCCAACAGAGCTACCTGACTCAGATTGCGCTCTTTGAAGAGGAACTGGATCAGCTGAGTCAACAGGAGTTGCAGGCCATTTCGGAGCGGATGCAGCGGGTCAAGGGGATTGGGCCGGCTTCCTCTCAAGCCTTGTGCACGGCCACCAATGGGCTGGCTGGATTCGAGTCAGCCAAAGCGGTAGCTAAGTTCGTGGGCATTGCCCCCAGTCAAACTCAATCGGGCAGTTCGGTTCGTCGGCGTGGTCGGATGGCCCGCACGGGTTTAGGGTATGTACGGGGCCTTTTATACATGGCAGCTCGTTCGGCCCGTAAATACAATTTGGGCTGTAAAGCGCTTTATGATCGGCTACGGGCCAAGGGTAAATGCCACAAAGTGGCGATGGTGGCGGTGATGAATAAGTTGTTGCATCAGGTGTTTGTGGTGGTGAAGAAGAATATTGAATTCGTCAATGGGTTCAGCCTATCCAAACAAAATTTGGCTTAA
- a CDS encoding FAD-dependent oxidoreductase, with the protein MPTTRRNFLKVSGLSSLALTAGIPEIHAGSNSPLAKNDYDLIIVGATPGGIMAAVSASRLGKKSLILERTAYIGGLPANGLGATDIATRGATGGLFVEFVNRIKAHYVEKYGADSQQAKDCSDGYHFEPSVAAKIFDGFLKESPHATVLTMRQFDFEPENLTIQNNRIQGIRVTNRNTKKAETYTGRFFIDATYEGDLIAAAAVPFFLGREGKSDYNEVGAGRVYKYWAGPEGPGSTFQGDNAVQSYNYRLCVTNDPKILVKIQKPARYNREEYVSMIGDVTSGHYTGVAMMELTDAQKAENLRRVKAGLPPEIPGMPKGIAWLMNMVKLPNGKNDGNNQHHSFISTDLPEENWPYPTSGWEWRDRFAQRLREYTEGLFYFAQNDPALPEWFRKECSEWGWAKDEYADNGHFPRQLYVREGRRMKGKYIFKAQDAQPVKPGGRPPIHADSITASHYALDSHAVRKREVGRIHLDGFISYPSAVYTVPFRVMVPDSPLENLLAPVPASATHIGFSTLRMEPCWMALGQAAGTAAAICVQKSQSVHALAVPELQKALLQQKAILVYSKGMSTADPNFEANQLALLTEK; encoded by the coding sequence ATGCCGACAACCCGACGAAATTTCCTGAAAGTATCCGGCTTGAGTAGCCTTGCCCTTACTGCCGGAATTCCCGAAATCCACGCTGGTAGTAATAGCCCACTGGCCAAAAATGACTATGACCTCATTATTGTGGGGGCTACGCCCGGTGGCATTATGGCGGCCGTATCCGCTTCCCGATTAGGTAAAAAATCGCTAATTCTGGAGCGGACGGCCTATATTGGCGGCTTGCCTGCCAACGGTCTGGGAGCTACGGACATTGCCACACGGGGAGCTACGGGAGGATTGTTCGTCGAGTTTGTTAATCGGATTAAAGCGCATTACGTCGAGAAATATGGGGCCGATTCGCAACAGGCCAAGGATTGCTCGGATGGGTACCATTTCGAACCATCGGTAGCGGCCAAAATCTTCGACGGTTTCCTGAAGGAAAGTCCCCATGCGACTGTGTTGACCATGCGCCAATTCGACTTTGAACCCGAGAACCTGACAATCCAGAATAATCGAATTCAAGGCATTCGGGTAACTAATCGAAACACGAAAAAGGCCGAGACCTATACGGGCCGGTTCTTTATCGATGCTACTTACGAAGGCGATCTGATTGCGGCTGCGGCTGTGCCATTTTTTCTTGGACGGGAAGGCAAATCAGACTACAATGAAGTGGGTGCCGGACGGGTATACAAATATTGGGCTGGGCCAGAAGGCCCTGGTTCGACTTTTCAGGGCGATAACGCCGTTCAATCGTACAACTACCGCCTCTGCGTGACTAATGATCCGAAGATTCTGGTCAAGATTCAGAAACCGGCCCGGTACAACCGGGAAGAGTATGTGTCGATGATTGGCGATGTGACATCGGGGCACTACACCGGTGTGGCGATGATGGAGCTTACGGATGCTCAAAAAGCAGAGAATCTGCGTCGGGTTAAAGCCGGTTTGCCGCCTGAAATTCCCGGTATGCCCAAAGGAATTGCCTGGCTGATGAACATGGTCAAGCTGCCGAATGGTAAAAACGATGGTAATAATCAGCACCATTCGTTCATTTCGACAGACTTGCCGGAGGAAAACTGGCCGTACCCAACGTCCGGCTGGGAATGGCGTGATCGATTTGCCCAACGGCTTCGGGAGTATACAGAAGGCTTGTTCTATTTTGCGCAAAACGACCCGGCCTTGCCCGAATGGTTCCGAAAAGAATGCTCTGAATGGGGCTGGGCCAAAGATGAATACGCCGACAATGGCCATTTCCCCCGGCAACTCTACGTTCGGGAAGGCCGCCGGATGAAGGGAAAATACATCTTCAAAGCGCAGGACGCGCAACCTGTTAAGCCGGGAGGGCGACCACCAATTCATGCCGACAGCATCACGGCCAGTCACTACGCGCTCGATTCGCACGCGGTTCGGAAACGGGAAGTAGGCCGAATTCATTTGGATGGGTTTATTAGTTACCCGTCGGCTGTGTATACCGTCCCGTTTCGGGTGATGGTTCCGGATTCTCCATTGGAAAATTTGCTGGCTCCAGTTCCGGCATCGGCCACGCACATCGGTTTTTCCACGCTTCGGATGGAGCCCTGCTGGATGGCGCTCGGTCAGGCGGCCGGAACGGCCGCTGCCATCTGTGTGCAGAAATCGCAATCGGTGCATGCGTTGGCGGTTCCCGAACTGCAGAAGGCTCTGCTTCAGCAAAAAGCAATTCTGGTGTATAGTAAGGGGATGTCGACCGCAGATCCGAATTTTGAGGCTAACCAACTGGCGCTTTTAACCGAAAAATGA
- a CDS encoding FAD-dependent oxidoreductase — MRYILNCCVCLLIACSAVAQQQVDICVYGGTSGGVIAAYTARKAGKTVILIEPGKHLGGMTSGGLGLTDIGNKYAITGISRDYYRRIGQHYGKFEQWIFEPHVAEDLFNEYVKRGKVDVLFSHRLSSVKKTSGQIQEIVLENSDQPSAKRTIRAKMFIDCSYEGDLMAKAGVSYTVGREDNSNYNETISGVQLMTGHQLPDGIDPYKTAGKPDSGLLWGVSPAKLEPNGTGDTKVQAYNYRICLSSNPANQVPITRPPGYDSTRYELLVRLLAAQPQKQTLNDYFIWSGMPNSKTDINNRNGFSTDMIGMNYEYPDGNYAKRAAIIRDHELYTKGLLYFFGHDTRVPQALREQMLKWGYPKDEYTDSGNWSPQLYVREARRMVGAYVMTQANCQGKEVVTDGVGMAAYTMDSHNIQRIVIEKDGKKMAKNEGNVEVGGFGPYPIAYRALIPKESECQNLLVPVCLSASHIAYGSIRMEPVFMVLGQSTAVAAVMAIDAKTSVQKVDIVKLQQTLKANPLGDGSTPEILVDNENQAQTTITGPWRVENKNKGGYGPSYLVYEGQGGEAASVKFKPEIVKAGNYHIYAYFPRLAKTASELGVTVSDGKTSKSIPIRPADIVVVGQTSGEWVSLGSYELPKGQTSSVDIVVKQADGPVAADAILFVPTF; from the coding sequence ATGCGATACATACTCAATTGTTGTGTTTGTCTTTTAATCGCCTGCTCCGCTGTGGCCCAGCAGCAGGTCGATATTTGTGTTTATGGGGGTACCTCAGGTGGGGTCATAGCGGCTTATACTGCTCGGAAAGCCGGAAAAACGGTAATCCTGATCGAGCCGGGCAAGCATTTAGGGGGCATGACCTCTGGTGGGTTGGGGCTGACGGATATTGGCAATAAATACGCCATTACTGGAATATCCCGCGATTATTACCGACGCATTGGCCAACATTACGGTAAGTTTGAACAGTGGATTTTTGAGCCCCATGTTGCCGAAGATTTATTCAACGAGTATGTCAAACGGGGCAAGGTGGATGTTCTGTTTTCTCATCGACTTTCGAGTGTAAAGAAAACCAGTGGGCAGATTCAGGAAATCGTTCTGGAAAACTCGGATCAACCGTCGGCCAAACGAACCATCCGGGCGAAAATGTTCATCGACTGTTCTTACGAAGGTGATTTAATGGCAAAAGCTGGCGTTTCGTACACGGTTGGCCGGGAGGATAATTCCAACTACAACGAAACCATCAGTGGCGTACAATTGATGACCGGGCACCAGCTTCCAGATGGTATCGATCCTTACAAAACAGCGGGTAAGCCAGATTCTGGCCTACTTTGGGGCGTCAGTCCGGCGAAGCTAGAACCGAACGGAACAGGTGATACTAAGGTACAAGCCTACAATTACCGAATTTGTCTCTCGTCTAATCCGGCTAATCAAGTCCCTATTACGCGTCCTCCAGGCTATGATTCCACTCGATACGAACTGCTTGTGCGACTGCTGGCGGCTCAGCCCCAGAAACAAACGCTCAACGACTATTTCATCTGGAGTGGGATGCCCAATAGTAAAACCGACATTAACAATCGGAATGGTTTTTCGACCGATATGATCGGGATGAATTACGAGTATCCAGATGGGAACTACGCAAAACGGGCCGCTATTATTCGGGATCATGAATTGTATACCAAAGGATTATTATACTTCTTTGGACATGACACTCGCGTTCCACAGGCGCTTCGGGAGCAAATGCTGAAATGGGGTTACCCTAAAGATGAATACACGGATAGCGGAAACTGGTCGCCACAACTTTACGTCCGGGAAGCGCGTCGGATGGTGGGCGCGTACGTTATGACGCAGGCCAATTGTCAGGGAAAAGAAGTGGTCACCGACGGCGTTGGCATGGCGGCTTATACCATGGATTCGCACAATATTCAACGTATTGTGATCGAGAAAGATGGTAAGAAAATGGCAAAAAATGAGGGTAATGTAGAAGTTGGCGGCTTTGGGCCGTACCCAATCGCCTACCGGGCGTTAATTCCCAAAGAAAGTGAATGTCAGAATCTGCTGGTTCCGGTTTGTTTGTCGGCTTCACACATTGCCTATGGATCGATCCGAATGGAGCCGGTTTTTATGGTGCTGGGCCAGTCGACAGCGGTAGCGGCTGTTATGGCCATCGATGCGAAAACCAGTGTGCAAAAAGTGGATATAGTGAAGCTACAACAGACGCTAAAGGCAAACCCATTGGGCGATGGTAGTACGCCCGAAATTCTGGTGGATAATGAAAACCAGGCGCAAACGACGATAACAGGACCGTGGCGGGTTGAGAATAAAAACAAAGGTGGATATGGCCCATCTTATCTGGTTTACGAAGGACAGGGTGGGGAAGCGGCCTCTGTTAAATTTAAGCCGGAGATTGTAAAAGCGGGTAACTACCACATTTACGCCTACTTCCCCCGGTTGGCCAAAACGGCCTCTGAGTTAGGCGTCACGGTTTCGGATGGTAAAACCAGTAAATCGATTCCGATTAGGCCCGCCGATATTGTTGTCGTTGGTCAAACCTCCGGTGAATGGGTCTCATTGGGTTCGTATGAGTTGCCTAAAGGACAGACATCATCGGTTGACATCGTAGTCAAGCAAGCGGATGGCCCCGTGGCGGCTGATGCGATTTTGTTTGTTCCGACGTTTTGA
- a CDS encoding carbamoyltransferase family protein, with protein sequence MDKPPIVLGISAFYHDSAAALVIGGKLVAAAQEERFTRTKHDPAFPLQAISYVLAEAGIRFDEVSIIAFYDKPFLTFERLLETYHAVAPAGLRSFLKAIPVWLTDKLFMKRLIRKELAPLGKIKVPILFSEHHLAHAASAFYPSPFEEAAILTVDGVGEWTTTAIGLGSGKSIRFLKELQFPHSLGLLYSAFTFYLGFKVNSGEYKVMGLAPYGYADSEQTRVYREKIKSDLIDIRADGSFLLNMAYFRFASDLQMTDDAKWESLFGFPRRQPESTLSQAHMNLALAIQDVTEEIMVKLAATAKQLTGCNNLVLAGGVALNCVANAKIRQANLFTDIWIQPAAGDSGGALGAALAAYYLNHERVSRQIDSPDSMQGAYLGPSFSDQQIRVALQKFAMASEYLTDTEQLLKRTATKLQEGNVVGWFQGRMEFGPRALGNRSILADASNPTIQQRMNVKIKFRESFRPFAPSVRLEDAATYFDWQGSSAYMLWVATIKKDRQKPITEKQLPLENRLAAVRSDIPAVTHLDYTARLHTVTPETNSLFYRLLTVFDELTGCGVLVNTSFNVRGEPIVGSPEDALQCFMQTDMDYLVIGNYFLDKQAQQNTNLTEDHWAKPLTLD encoded by the coding sequence ATGGATAAACCACCGATTGTGCTGGGTATCTCCGCATTTTATCATGATAGTGCAGCGGCATTAGTCATCGGTGGTAAACTAGTGGCAGCCGCGCAGGAAGAGCGTTTTACCCGGACAAAACACGACCCAGCGTTCCCCCTTCAGGCAATTTCGTATGTACTCGCCGAAGCCGGAATACGGTTCGATGAGGTATCGATCATTGCCTTTTACGATAAACCTTTTTTGACATTTGAGCGACTCCTGGAAACGTATCATGCCGTTGCGCCAGCAGGCTTACGAAGCTTTCTGAAAGCCATACCTGTTTGGCTGACGGACAAGCTGTTTATGAAGCGACTAATTCGAAAGGAACTAGCACCGCTTGGTAAAATTAAAGTGCCTATTCTATTCTCCGAACATCATCTGGCGCATGCTGCCAGTGCTTTTTACCCCTCGCCTTTCGAAGAAGCCGCTATTCTTACCGTGGATGGGGTTGGGGAGTGGACAACAACGGCCATTGGACTGGGTTCTGGCAAATCGATCCGATTTCTTAAAGAGCTACAGTTTCCCCATTCATTAGGTTTACTGTACTCTGCCTTCACCTTTTACCTCGGCTTCAAAGTGAATAGTGGCGAATACAAGGTGATGGGGCTGGCACCCTATGGCTATGCTGATAGTGAGCAAACAAGGGTTTATCGCGAGAAAATAAAAAGCGACCTGATCGACATTCGGGCCGACGGTTCCTTCCTGCTCAACATGGCTTATTTCCGTTTTGCCAGTGATCTACAAATGACGGATGATGCAAAATGGGAGAGCCTGTTTGGTTTTCCTCGTCGGCAACCGGAGTCGACTCTCAGTCAGGCACACATGAATCTGGCTCTGGCCATTCAGGATGTGACCGAAGAAATTATGGTTAAACTAGCAGCCACGGCCAAACAACTAACTGGCTGTAACAATCTCGTACTTGCTGGTGGAGTTGCCTTGAACTGCGTTGCGAATGCCAAGATACGGCAAGCAAATCTGTTTACTGATATCTGGATTCAACCAGCGGCTGGCGATTCTGGCGGAGCCCTGGGAGCCGCACTGGCTGCTTATTACCTTAATCACGAGCGGGTTAGTCGGCAGATAGACAGTCCAGATTCCATGCAGGGCGCTTACCTAGGGCCTTCATTTTCAGATCAGCAGATCCGGGTGGCTCTCCAAAAATTTGCTATGGCATCCGAGTATCTGACTGATACTGAACAACTACTAAAACGCACGGCGACTAAGTTACAGGAAGGCAACGTGGTTGGCTGGTTTCAGGGCCGGATGGAGTTCGGCCCACGCGCTTTAGGGAATCGAAGTATTTTAGCCGATGCATCTAACCCGACCATTCAACAGCGAATGAATGTTAAGATCAAGTTTCGGGAAAGTTTTCGACCGTTTGCGCCCAGCGTTCGACTGGAAGATGCCGCTACTTATTTTGATTGGCAAGGTTCATCAGCTTATATGCTGTGGGTAGCCACGATCAAAAAAGACCGCCAGAAACCGATAACTGAAAAGCAATTACCGCTGGAAAATCGACTTGCCGCCGTTCGATCCGATATACCGGCCGTTACACACCTGGATTATACGGCTCGGCTACATACGGTTACGCCCGAAACAAATTCACTTTTTTATCGCTTGCTCACCGTTTTCGATGAATTAACGGGGTGTGGTGTTCTGGTGAATACCAGTTTTAATGTGCGCGGAGAACCGATTGTTGGTAGTCCGGAGGATGCCTTACAGTGCTTTATGCAAACCGATATGGACTATCTGGTCATTGGCAATTATTTTTTAGATAAACAGGCTCAACAAAACACAAATTTGACGGAAGATCATTGGGCAAAGCCACTTACGTTGGATTAG
- a CDS encoding DUF5989 family protein, whose translation MEFLSEFWLFLRTRKRYWLYPLIFLLLILGALSVFTAGSALAPLIYSLF comes from the coding sequence ATGGAATTTTTAAGCGAGTTTTGGCTTTTCCTACGAACCCGTAAACGCTACTGGTTATACCCATTGATTTTCCTTTTGTTGATTTTAGGGGCTTTGTCGGTCTTTACGGCGGGTTCAGCGCTAGCACCGTTAATTTACTCGCTGTTCTGA
- a CDS encoding RNA polymerase sigma factor: MGSFTTTDYRDLAPQELWQRFKAGDERALGELARKHYPSLYNYGLRLTTDSEVVWDTIQDLFLELWDRRETVGDAVFVKTYLLKALRYKLLKIRGQHSAIHLDESESINMPFTGSIEEEIIDNELHSEQARLLHQLMATLTKRQQEVLYLRFYQNLDNHEIAQIMGMERQSVANLLYRTFKELRSQWSPDLLLSLLIFALSEA; this comes from the coding sequence TTGGGCAGTTTTACGACAACTGATTATCGGGACTTAGCTCCTCAAGAGCTTTGGCAACGCTTTAAAGCCGGTGACGAGCGAGCGTTGGGCGAGTTAGCGCGAAAGCACTACCCGAGCCTGTATAATTATGGTCTTCGTTTGACAACAGATTCCGAAGTCGTTTGGGATACCATTCAGGATTTATTTCTTGAACTCTGGGACCGCCGGGAGACGGTAGGGGATGCGGTTTTTGTAAAAACATACCTGTTAAAAGCACTCCGCTACAAATTATTGAAAATCCGGGGGCAGCACTCAGCCATTCATCTAGATGAATCGGAATCGATCAATATGCCGTTTACGGGTTCGATAGAAGAGGAAATCATTGACAACGAGTTGCATAGCGAACAGGCTCGCTTGTTGCATCAATTGATGGCAACCCTCACCAAACGGCAGCAGGAAGTCCTATACCTACGCTTCTACCAGAATTTAGATAACCACGAAATTGCCCAGATTATGGGTATGGAGCGACAGAGCGTGGCTAATCTGCTCTACCGGACGTTTAAAGAACTTCGGAGCCAATGGTCGCCCGATTTGCTCCTGAGCCTCCTGATTTTCGCTCTATCAGAAGCGTAG
- a CDS encoding FecR family protein, which translates to MNYRTYNAEDFLFDESFRQWTSGSSAQAADFWEQWLIQNPDRADVVRQAQELVRALNEHYQDDATDARFTSELNRLMQLAAERRDADIEPPIQALPQRSWWRWAAAASIILMAGLGVWLYSRTSIPKASPDSYAQLTKTAVLPLQEKVNTTNKPINVLLCDGSLITLRPKSRLSYPQHFKKTSRTVYLNGEAFFDVARNPAKPFLIYANQTVTKVLGTSFLVRAYEEEKAVTVTVRTGRVSVYTKQDFEKAQQSGLRRTEGVILTPNQQMTYNLIDRRLQKALVEKPTALMPEILNREQVFEDAPVAKVFSTIERTYGVKLIYNEEDLSACLVNLTFFNENLLERLDIVCQTIGASYEVLDGQIVISSRGCK; encoded by the coding sequence ATGAATTACAGGACTTACAACGCCGAAGATTTTTTATTCGACGAGTCGTTTCGCCAATGGACAAGTGGATCGTCCGCTCAGGCGGCTGATTTCTGGGAGCAGTGGCTAATCCAAAACCCTGACCGTGCAGATGTTGTTCGGCAAGCACAGGAACTGGTTCGGGCTTTAAATGAGCACTACCAAGACGACGCAACCGATGCACGCTTCACCAGCGAACTCAATCGGCTAATGCAACTAGCCGCCGAGCGCCGGGATGCAGATATAGAGCCGCCAATTCAGGCGCTCCCACAACGATCCTGGTGGCGCTGGGCCGCAGCCGCTTCTATTATTCTGATGGCCGGTCTGGGAGTCTGGCTATATAGCCGAACAAGTATTCCGAAAGCCAGTCCTGACTCCTACGCTCAACTCACGAAAACGGCGGTTTTACCCCTTCAGGAAAAAGTTAATACCACCAATAAACCCATTAACGTCCTGCTCTGCGATGGTAGCCTTATTACCCTACGTCCCAAAAGCCGACTGAGCTATCCCCAACATTTCAAGAAGACGAGCCGAACCGTTTACCTCAATGGAGAAGCCTTTTTCGATGTTGCCCGAAACCCGGCCAAACCGTTTCTGATCTATGCCAATCAAACGGTGACCAAAGTGCTGGGAACCAGCTTTCTGGTTCGGGCTTATGAAGAAGAAAAAGCAGTAACCGTAACCGTGCGAACCGGACGCGTATCGGTATACACCAAGCAGGATTTCGAAAAAGCCCAGCAGTCAGGTCTTCGACGAACAGAAGGCGTCATATTGACACCGAATCAGCAGATGACCTATAATCTGATCGACAGGCGATTACAGAAAGCGCTTGTTGAAAAGCCAACGGCCTTAATGCCTGAAATACTTAACCGAGAGCAGGTATTTGAGGACGCTCCTGTAGCAAAGGTGTTTTCGACAATTGAGCGAACGTATGGGGTGAAGCTTATTTACAACGAGGAGGATTTATCGGCCTGCCTGGTCAACTTAACCTTTTTTAATGAAAACCTGCTGGAGCGATTGGATATAGTCTGCCAAACGATTGGAGCTTCTTATGAAGTGCTGGATGGTCAGATTGTAATCAGTAGCAGAGGTTGTAAGTGA